One part of the Futiania mangrovi genome encodes these proteins:
- a CDS encoding Crp/Fnr family transcriptional regulator — protein MSDRSEVSVAAPDGVVTAVKGGPSSRCHSCGVRHVTICGVVDDTVLKAVESISRTIGVEQGETLFVEGDPVTAVYNITRGIVRLSKMLPDGRRQITGFLFPGDFVGLGARMAYGYTAEAMTAACLCRFEKPRLDKLMREHREIEDQLLALMEKEVDLAQERMLLLGRKTAAEKVASFLMSLSERFDGAETFPVAMTRADIADYLGLTLETVSRTLSAFQRDGLISLERAHMIRLLDRTRLEDMTGT, from the coding sequence ATGAGTGACAGATCGGAAGTTTCGGTGGCTGCGCCGGACGGTGTGGTGACAGCGGTCAAGGGCGGGCCGTCCTCTCGCTGCCATTCGTGCGGCGTCCGGCACGTCACGATCTGCGGCGTGGTCGACGACACCGTGCTGAAGGCGGTCGAATCGATCTCGCGCACGATCGGCGTGGAGCAGGGCGAGACCCTGTTCGTCGAGGGCGACCCGGTGACGGCGGTCTACAACATCACCCGCGGGATCGTGCGCCTGTCCAAGATGCTGCCCGACGGACGCCGCCAGATCACGGGCTTCCTGTTCCCGGGAGATTTTGTCGGCCTGGGCGCGCGGATGGCCTATGGCTACACGGCCGAGGCGATGACGGCGGCCTGCCTCTGCCGGTTCGAGAAGCCGCGCCTCGACAAGCTGATGCGCGAACACCGGGAGATCGAGGACCAGCTTCTGGCCCTGATGGAGAAGGAGGTCGACCTGGCGCAGGAGCGGATGCTGCTGCTGGGCCGCAAGACCGCGGCGGAGAAGGTCGCCTCGTTCCTGATGAGCCTGTCGGAACGCTTCGACGGCGCGGAGACGTTCCCCGTCGCCATGACCCGCGCGGACATCGCGGACTATCTCGGCCTGACGCTGGAGACGGTCAGCCGGACCCTGTCTGCCTTCCAGCGCGACGGGCTGATCTCGCTGGAGCGGGCGCACATGATCCGCCTGCTGGACCGGACCCGCCTGGAGGACATGACGGGTACGTGA